The sequence TATTTAAAAAACCATAGATCGAAAAACCAAACTGTAATTATGTAAAACCGAATCAAATCGACCTTTGCACACCCCTCACTATTATATTGGTGAAAGGTTTTcataaatccaaaaatattttccaacCACCTAATTTCATTGTGGACATTCATATTATATTAGACAAGTGGCACAAaactatatttttattttaaaatatgatgAACCATGCATAATTAAGAAACAAAGAAAGATTGAGAATTAAAAATTTCACAATATAATTTCATCATCATCACAAGTAAAGAAACGAATCCTCTTTGTCGGGTCTCCTCCATTTTCAATCCAATCCAAGAAACTTCTCACCGACAGCCGACACTCtccaatttatatataattatatatatatcactcATTCATCCATTAATGATCGGAATATTGATCCATTGATGGGGAACTGTCTCTGCAGAGGATTGGGGATCGCCGTCGAGGAAATGGTGAGGGTGGTCACCTCCACCGGCGGCGTCATGGAGCTCTACTCCCCCATCACCGCCGAGTGCATCACCAACGAGTTCCCCGGCCACGCCGTCTTCCCCAGCCCGCGCCACGTGTCTCCGCCGCTGCTCCACAACGAGCAGCTACGCGGCGGGCGCTGCTACTACCTGCTCCCTCTCCACGGCGAGGCCATCTCGTCCTCGATCAAGACGCCGTACCGCATGTCGGTGGACGACGTGGGGGTTGTGAAGAGAAAGTCGTCGGAGGCGGCGGAGGTCTTCTCGAGGTTCAAGAGCGGCGGCGTTTGGAAGGTGAGGCTGGTGATTAGTACGGAGCAGCTGTCGGAGATACTGTCGCAGGAGGCGAGGACGGAGGAGCTTATCGAGAACGTGAGGACGGCGGTGAAGTGCGCCACCGTGTCGGCTTCCTCTGCGGCGAACTCCGACCAGTGGAGCCTCCCCAGTAGCTGGTAGCTACACTGTCTGTAATGTATACGCATGCTTCTTCTTTGGTAGGCGTAGACCGTAGTACTGTGTAGTGGCTTCTGTGTAATTTCATttcgaattaattaattaattatatttagataatatcatatttaattttaatttattatttactgttttatcttttatcttttatcttttttaaacTTAGGAACGAAGGACTTGGGAAAGAATTTGTGTGTTAGGGGGAGACTCTATGCTCCTCCTCGAGTGCTACTCCCCATATTTTCATTGAGTGACACGTGTCCCCCACTATTATTTTACAAGTTATTTGTACCAAACACTcttatgaaatattgaaaatgcacacttctccaTCTTCAACCCtaatcttttaaaaaattagcacactcgcctcTTCacatgagtgattgttgcgcacgcgcccctcatgcgattgggcaaatattttgattttttttttgcaccaaatacccctgtgaaatattaaaaatgcatatttgaccctgtgaaaataatttttaaatctattcaacccataatacacaatttttattaaaatctaattataaaatatttagcaaacattttttgttttattatttttatttttatttttaaatttaatatgatcttgttatcattattttattaaactttcttcttgtttccaactttttcattaaacatgcattcataaataagtatttaaataatttcaagtaccaaaatattgaactaaaccgataagttcaaacatattgctgtttcgatttaggactatatattattgaaccaaaatttaaattttttgagaatatgcattgcacaatttgtaataaataataaaaaataacatgcttatataattttaaatcgaaaaagtaacattcatgaacttatcatttggttcaatattttggtatttttagatatttaaatttttatttattaatcatgtttaatggaaaagttgaaaacacggagtgatttgataaaattatgataacgagataaaataataataatttttagaaataaattaattaaaaattataaatttaaattaaaaaataataaaataaaaataaaatttttgaaaaatattttataattagagatcttaataaatattgtgtattattatttaatgcaaattctgcgatgcattttaaaaattttaaattttggttcaaaaatatataatcctaaattgaaaagtaatatgcatgaaattatcattttgatttaatattttggtaattttaggtatttaaatctcgtttatgaatgtATTTTTAATTGAGAAGttcaaaacaagaagaaagtttaataaaataatgataacaagataaaataataatattttttagaaaataattatttaattataataaatttaaaattaaaaataaatttaataaaacgaaacgtgtttgctaaatattttatgattagattttaatcaaaattgtgtattatgggttaaatagatttaaaaatggtaaattgcatatatcacccttgtgaaattccgtgttagctaataaccccctgtgaaaaatttttaagctaataaccccctgtgattctagatttgtagcatacacaccccttctggctaaaaaatgacgaaaatgccCTTCACTTttatgaattatttaatttatcatttattttatgtaggggtattttcgtcattttttagctgaaaagggtgtgtatgctacaaatctagaatcacagggggttattagcttaaaattttttacaggaggttattagctaacacgagatttcacaagggtgatatatgcaatttttccatttaaaaattattttcataggGGTCAAATatacatttttaatatttcacaggggtatttggtgcaaaacaatttcaaaatctttgtcaagtcgcatgaggggcgcgtgcgcaacaatcactcatctgaaggggcgagtgtgctaattttttaaaaggatagggttgaagatgcctattaaaatttcaaagggGAGAAgtatgcattttcaatatttcacaggggtgtttggtgcaaataacgcATTATTTTaccttttccttttctttatttttttctgcccgtttattttttttttttcgtttcattatttcttttttttttttaacattttcatttttttcttttttaagtgTTGAGTTTTTATACTTTCTCCAATattcatgtatatataaatagaatattttttttaaaaaaaatatctccaaATAATACTACAATGAAATATTAATTACaagaatatttttgaaaaatatatttcggcaagaatttttttaaaaaacacttgtttgtttttatttatgtacatgaaaattgaaaattatGCTATTGGACTTTGATTTATTAGATTGCTATACATTCAtaatttgaatgattatttttttcattctaTCATTGGCTaaaacaaaaatgatttttttatgagtATATTTATGTGTTTGGTTTGTAGTAACATATTTTGtgattttataaatattaaaaatatatctctatatttttacaaaataatttacagtaatattttaaatttcagagcaaaaatatattttgtatttGAGGCATGTAATAAATCTATTTTTTATGATGagtataaatttattataatatttaattttcaaattctcAATTCTAgtacataaattaaaaaaaaatatttgttgtcTCTGGTAATATAGCATTCACAAATAGGAggtataataaatttttttttttatcaataatCATAAATTCCattctaattttaaaattcgatcatttagatatttatttttctatgaTTGAATTTCTATTTGTAAACAGATTGATAGTCAAAGATACAAAAGGAACAAATAATATATAGTAAGAGAACAGGTAAATAGACAAAGGAATGAAAATAAGAAAGAATAAGgagcaaagaaaagaaaaaaaaaatggaaagagaacaacttaaataataaatttatggaTTTAACTATTAGTTTCTCATTTTGATATACTTTATATAGTTAAGAAAATATCATTTCGTGTAGTTGTagcatttaataaatttatttttcatattatgaatataaatttattataatatttatttatatttaattttaaaatatccaATTTTAAAATTCTCGATGTtacacaaaattaaaaaaattaagaaaaaaaacttGTCTGTGGATTATTTTAGCATGTATAATTAGTAGGttagaataattttttattagtaATGATAATTTCcttctaattttaaaatttgatcattttgaatttaattttttttaaccgagctttaaaattttaataccaTCTAACATTAAACCGTAAATATATTGATAGGCAATTTTATAGGAAATTACAATAGTTAGGAgagaataaataatttattaaggAAGAAATAGGGAGCCAAAATTGACTAAATCAAagtgaaaaataagaaaaaaaaaaaaaaaaaaggaggaaAGAGAAATATGGTAAAGAAGAATGTGACACATGTCACTTAAAGGGTTTAGAGGGAGTAGCACTCTAGGAGGAGCATAGATTCTCCCGTGTTGGGGTGTTAGGGGAGGATTATCTTGATTGGGTTTTGAATTAGGGACTCGGTTTCATATGCCGTGGCTAAAACCGTGGGTAAATCAATTTAGCCACgattttagccacggttttggcCGTGGCTAAACTccaattttttttgtagtgtacGTCAATTTACTAGATTAAAAATTACGATATTTATCGAATAAATTTTTAGTGACTTTATATGTTAGGTTGATGAAATCTTGGACATGCTTGGTACAAGGGAATGAAGTGGGAACGGAATGAGCATTCCCATCTCATTTTCTATACTCATGCTTGGTTTGACATTGAAATGATAATGTTCATTTCCATTGAAATGACTATTCCCATGAAGCCATTCCATCCATTTTTGGATGGAATGACCATTCCCACTTCCcattttcatgtttatatgcaatctttttcatatttaaattatttaaactaatatttacttatataattataacaatatattataatatatataaaataattatgttattattttattattatattaataataatatttttgtaatattaattattagtataatgatttatttattattattattatttatggaagttttaataaaaaatattattatttatttattacaaaaaatattattataatttaatattattttgaaaataataattaatattatttatctattataaaaattaaaaaataatattataattgtatcttattattataataaaataataattattattataaaataaaaatttaaattagttaaactatataatgataattttataataattgatacatcttcaataataataataaaaagcttatggattattattattttgatatatgtaattaaaatatgatttttttattaaaaattattttatttcatttcattcaattccatttttattttaatagtaTCAATCGTTGGAATGAAATAAAACAATCATTTCATtctcaatctcatttcattccAAAATCGATTCCATTCTTACCTTATTCCTTTCCAACATACCAATCATGCCCTAAGTTCTGAAAAAATATAGATCACTTGCAAtatgtaaaaatattaatttttggcATATTCCCAATCAATATACTCGTACTCTATATCAAGTTATAATCTTGTAGCGATGGAGTCATTAAAATAGGTTGTAGCGATGGAGTCATTAAAATAGGTGTGGAATGATCAAGTAAAAATAGGTTGACTTATCCCGCCAAATAGGTGGATTTGGTTGGGAACATACCCAAATGGTGAGCCGGTCTGCCACGTACGTTCATCATCATATTGTTAGTTGTTACTGTAAAATTGTTTATCTGAcaaaattacataaaaataaaattactattACATAGTTccagaaaataaaatttcacaacctcATTTTATAATGTAAATCAAACTAATTgaaaaaatttgattaaaatacAAAGAGactatttttgaaaaatgaaatACTTAACAAACAACCGACGCCTACAACACGACACTAGTATCAACGATTGGAGAATTTATCGCGTTGTGTGTTTATAAAGTccgtttttttaacaaattttaaaaaaataaattgtaaaattaaaaaatatagtgttttcataaataaatagtcGCTAAAATGCAATAAATACATCAATTTTAAAGATCAAGtgtaatatttttgtaaataaaaataCATCAAATATCACAAAGTTAATGTGATTTTggtaaataaaacaaaatctaATGACTAAAAAAAGATAAGTTCATATAAAATGAATAGTTTgcctaataattttgattttttttgttaattattttaggatataatcgtaattttatctcaaattTCATCAATTACTTGACAGTTGGTTAATTACAATGTCTTTACTATAATAATACACTAAGATGTATGTTCATAATGAATAACAGtagtattttaaaaataaaaatctgataTCAAATTATCAATTACGGTGACTGCTGACAGGAGTTGGAATTGGAGTATTGTGGCAGAATGTTTATGGCCAATATGATCATGCGATACTGAACCAAATTCCGATTGGTAGGGCAGAGGATGCGGAGCTGATGGTCTGGCACTATGATCGTAATGGCGAATATTCAGTTCGCTCGGGTTATAAGCTGGCCATGACGATCGATCGAGCGGAGGGCAGTGATCATTCAGTGTTCACTTCCAAATATTTCAGAGCTTTATGGTCTGCTCAT comes from Henckelia pumila isolate YLH828 chromosome 4, ASM3356847v2, whole genome shotgun sequence and encodes:
- the LOC140867426 gene encoding uncharacterized protein, yielding MGNCLCRGLGIAVEEMVRVVTSTGGVMELYSPITAECITNEFPGHAVFPSPRHVSPPLLHNEQLRGGRCYYLLPLHGEAISSSIKTPYRMSVDDVGVVKRKSSEAAEVFSRFKSGGVWKVRLVISTEQLSEILSQEARTEELIENVRTAVKCATVSASSAANSDQWSLPSSW